The Deltaproteobacteria bacterium region CAGCGCGTTTTGTTCCTCCATGTCCTCGGGCAGCAAAATCCCCGCGCGATAGTGAATGAATCGCCCGACGATGGGCCGGAACGTGCCGTAGCCGTACACGGCGTCGATCACCGGGGACTCGGGCGGCGCATGGTCCAGCACGTACCGGAACTCGGCCATCTGATGATCGCGGTCGGCCAGGTCGGCCATCGTCAGGAACTGTGGGGGAACGAGCGCGGCGAGGAGCCAGAGCGCCGCGCGGCGCCGGGGCATGGCGACCACCAGCCGCGCCGCGAGTATCGCCGCGAAGGCGAGTCCCATGAGAAACATGTGCGGCACGGGGAAGCTCAAGAGCAACAGCGGTACCAACCCGGCCGCGAGCATCCGCCCGGAGACGGTGTCGACGAGTCGATCCGCGATCGCTCCCGGCTCGCCCCACCACCGGGCGCGCACCGCGCCGACGCCGCCGCCGAAAACCGTGAAGGCGTGCCCCGCGACAAAGACCGTGATGAAAATCCAGTGGTATGGCTTCATCAAGTAGGGATCGATGTGACCGAGGCCATGTGTGACGACGGCGTCCACGGCGTCGGGTCGGACGACGCCGGTCGCGAGGAGCAGCGCGACGAAGATCGTGTACGGCGCGACGATCAGTACGCCGAAGATCGCCATGTCGATGACGCGGCGGCGAAGAGGCGCGTGGAATCGCGCAAATCGCAGGTGCTCGAACGCCATCGCGACGATGAGGGCGTAGAGGCCGTTTTTCAGCGTGAACAGCGTCGAGATGCCGAGGATCGCTCCCGCGCCGAAGAACCGCGCCGGTTTCCACGAGGGGTCGTCCGCAGCGCGAAAAACGAGCCAGGCGGCGACGAACACGAGCGGCAATGTGAACGTGTCGGGACGCGCCTCGCCCAGCGACTGCACGGCCCAAGGAGAGGAGACGAAGAGCGTCGTGGCGACAAGCGCGGCGAGCCGGCCCGCAACGCGTCGGGCCGTCACCCACACCAGGGCCACGGTCGCGAGCACCACAGGCAGAATCGCGACGCGAACCGCGCCCAGCACCTCGGGCGCCGCCCCCACCGCGCGATACACGGGCCAGATCAGGAGGTTGAAGAGCGGTGTATGCGAGTGGAGGTAATCTCTGTACGGAATGACGCCCCGGTCGAAGAGCCAGAGCATCTGGATATTTTCGAATTCGTCGACATTGAATCGCCCGAAGAGGGTGAACGACACGAGTCGCCAGATCGACGCGGCGAGGACCGCGACGAGGATCGCGATCAAGGCGCGGCGCGTGGCCGGTCCCGCCTCGGGCCATGGTGGCCGCACAATGGGCGGCTTTGTGGGGTCGCCGGGCGCGTGGGGCAACGTCGTCTCCATTCGGATCGCCCTACAAAAAACCAAAACGAAAAAACCAACAAGCGCCGCGCGGCGGCTTCGCGCAATTTTCGGTTATTTTTGCGTTTGCACATTTTTTATTGTTCGGGGGAAAACCTGCCGATAAGATGCGCGGGCTTTCCACATGAAAGACGCCGGGCGGGTGCGTCCGACGCAAGTGAAGGGGTGAGGCGTGGCCGAGCGCGGGGGCACGCGATCGAATACCGCCGGGGGTGCCGATGGCGTCGCCGCGCGCGTGTGGAATCCGGGCGGCCCGAGCGCCGCGCGCATGAAACTCGTCGAAACGCCCACCTCGAAGCCGGAGCCTGCCAAAACGGCGCGAATCGTCGCCGTCGCCGGAGCCAAGGGCGGCGTCGGCAAGTCGGTGCTCGCGTCGTCCGTCGCCATCGCCCTGGCCGCCGCGGGCCGCCGCGTGGTCGCCATCGATCTCGATCTGGGCGCGGCAAACCTGCATCTCATGACGGGCGTGAAGCGTCCCGCGAAGTCGCTCGACGACTTTTTCTCGTCGCGGACCGCGTCGCTCGCGGATTGCGCCACGCCGACGGCGTTTCCCGGCCTGCGCCTCGTGGCCGGCGACGGCGCGCGCCTCGGCGCGGCGAACCCCGCGCACCAGACCAAGATGCGCCTGATCCGCCACCTGCGCGATCTGGACGCCGACGTGATCGTCTGCGACCTCGGCGCGGGCACCGGTTACAACACGCTCGATTTCTGGCTGATGGCCGGCGAACGTCTCGTCGTCACCACGACCGAGCCCCCCGCGATTCTCGACGCCTACGCGATGATCAAGACATCGCTCTACCGCTACCTGCTCATGCGGCTCAAGGCGCAGCCGGATCGACCGGAAAACTTCGATGCGATCGAGGAATATTTGCACGGCCGCGCCGAACCGACCATCGCCGCGCTCAGCCTGCGCGGATACCTTGCGAAGCTGCGCGAGCAGGACGGTGTCGTCGCGGGCAAGATGCGCACCTGGGTCGAGTCGTTCGCGATCGAATTCGTCCTCAACCAGTCGCACGGCGAGGCCGACCTCGCCCTGGTCGGGCGGCTCACCGATCTTGCGGCCGGCAACCTCGGTCTCACGCCGCCGTCGGTGACGCGCCTGCCGCGCGAGGCCACGCTGCCCAACTCCATCGCCCGGCTCGTGCCCTTCGTGGCGTCGCGGCCCGAGAGTCCGTATGCGTGGGCCGTCGCCGAACTCGCGGCACGGATCGCCGGACTGGGTCGCAACGACGGCGCGCGGCGCATTCTCGCCGCCCTCGCCGTGAATGCCGGCGACGCGGCCGAGCGCATCCGCACGCAAATCTTCGACTGAAGAAAACCGAGGGGGTCGCCGTGCCCGATCATGCCGGACGCAACAATCAGATCGTGCGTCAGTGGAGTATCCTCATGCGCCTCGCGGCGAACAGCCGCTCGGGCATCGGCGTT contains the following coding sequences:
- a CDS encoding glycosyltransferase family 39 protein, giving the protein METTLPHAPGDPTKPPIVRPPWPEAGPATRRALIAILVAVLAASIWRLVSFTLFGRFNVDEFENIQMLWLFDRGVIPYRDYLHSHTPLFNLLIWPVYRAVGAAPEVLGAVRVAILPVVLATVALVWVTARRVAGRLAALVATTLFVSSPWAVQSLGEARPDTFTLPLVFVAAWLVFRAADDPSWKPARFFGAGAILGISTLFTLKNGLYALIVAMAFEHLRFARFHAPLRRRVIDMAIFGVLIVAPYTIFVALLLATGVVRPDAVDAVVTHGLGHIDPYLMKPYHWIFITVFVAGHAFTVFGGGVGAVRARWWGEPGAIADRLVDTVSGRMLAAGLVPLLLLSFPVPHMFLMGLAFAAILAARLVVAMPRRRAALWLLAALVPPQFLTMADLADRDHQMAEFRYVLDHAPPESPVIDAVYGYGTFRPIVGRFIHYRAGILLPEDMEEQNALVLRSVLTRRYGVVLKDHLSQLQPDIVHHAIDRCYEPSKDYPERILLPRPPDDPLCPPRAKRGRVQATPNP
- a CDS encoding P-loop NTPase — protein: MAERGGTRSNTAGGADGVAARVWNPGGPSAARMKLVETPTSKPEPAKTARIVAVAGAKGGVGKSVLASSVAIALAAAGRRVVAIDLDLGAANLHLMTGVKRPAKSLDDFFSSRTASLADCATPTAFPGLRLVAGDGARLGAANPAHQTKMRLIRHLRDLDADVIVCDLGAGTGYNTLDFWLMAGERLVVTTTEPPAILDAYAMIKTSLYRYLLMRLKAQPDRPENFDAIEEYLHGRAEPTIAALSLRGYLAKLREQDGVVAGKMRTWVESFAIEFVLNQSHGEADLALVGRLTDLAAGNLGLTPPSVTRLPREATLPNSIARLVPFVASRPESPYAWAVAELAARIAGLGRNDGARRILAALAVNAGDAAERIRTQIFD